A genome region from Gadus chalcogrammus isolate NIFS_2021 chromosome 5, NIFS_Gcha_1.0, whole genome shotgun sequence includes the following:
- the LOC130382713 gene encoding uncharacterized protein LOC130382713, with protein MLGKRKSPQRDLLSFWAVPVTAPPYSPPENESAEGTEEMEDKARSEEIEDRREKMNPLTVRVYDSDLSKVVHRFLDMCPTSGPNCGTAEVIYKKMDEAMQKNAMPWRNCMGGFIRKLLSKFLKPAALQHRELHEICFKEPSNQLPGEKLVIGFTTRVTLNRLLEAGAITPQQVQRFQKAAVAFLERAVEYAIKKLPMKEPLIKHAMFLDVQQRAECGVEDAFYFVDRFPELLPYNGPEERDKLCEEFLDYQTMDIAMPDDPVMFDFERFWGNMASMKNKVRIILYSWEYPLT; from the exons ATGCTAGGTAAGAGGAAGAGCCCACAGAGAGATCTGCTGTCATTCTGGGCAGTGCCAGTGACAGCCCCCCCTTATTCACCCCCGGAAAATGAGAGTGCAGAGGGCACAGAAGAAATGGAAGATAAAGCGAGATCAGAAGAGATTGAGGACA GACGTGAGAAGATGAACCCGCTCACTGTGCGGGTATATGACAGTGATCTCAGCAAAGTTGTCCACAGGTTCCTGGATATGTGCCCCACCAGCGGGCCAAACTGCGGCACAGCTGAAGTCATCTACAAGAAGATGGATGAGGCCATGCAGAAAAACGCCATGCCATGGAGAAACTGT ATGGGGGGTTTTATCCGCAAGCTGCTCTCAAAATTTCTGAAGCCCGCAGCATTGCAGCACCGGGAACTGCATGAAATATGCTTTAAGGAGCCATCCAACCAACTGCCAG GAGAAAAGTTGGTGATTGGCTTCACTACTCGAGTTACACTCAACAGGCTCCTTGAAGCAGGAGCCATTACACCGCAGCAAGTGCAGAGGTTCCAGAAGGCAGCAGTGGCGTTTCTGGAAAGGGCTGTGGAGTATGCCATCAAGAAACTCCCCATGAAAGAGCCTCTGATTAAACATGCCATGTTTCTGGatgtccagcagagagcagagtgtGGAGTGGAAGATGCCTTCTACTTTGTCGACAG attTCCTGAACTTCTCCCATACAATGGACCTGAAGAGCGTGACAAACTTTGTGAGGAGTTTCTGGACTACCAGACCATGGACATTGCCATGCCCGACGACCCAGTAATGTTTGACTTTGAGAGATTTTGGGGGAACATGGCATCAATGAAGAACAAGGTAAGAATTATTCTGTACTCATGGGAATACCCATTGACATAA